A single genomic interval of Cucumis sativus cultivar 9930 chromosome 7, Cucumber_9930_V3, whole genome shotgun sequence harbors:
- the LOC101203637 gene encoding probable LRR receptor-like serine/threonine-protein kinase At5g48740 produces MGFHLLWVGFFLCCEFWVLSLSDQDGFISLSCGATTTFTDSSNILWIPDVDYISSGNTSIIDNGKAGSFSSDHVRFFPIPRARNCYKLPLKNGSSSVLIRAKFVYKNYDKVEKPPAFFVSLGTAITTIVNLTFHDPWTEEFVWPVVNKETVSFCLHSIPHGGSPLISSIELRPLPQGAYEDDGLLQSQALRKLYRINCGYTNGSLRYPIDPYDRIWGTDRNFKPFHVSSGFKVEANFDVIEVKEAPPAAVVETARVLTRRKELSYNLPLEKEEGDYYVILYFGGILAVHPSFDVLINGRVIESNYTFEKGEIRALYIIQHQIKNLIITLKSVKFYPQINAIEVYQIVHVPLEASSTTVSALEVINQSIGLNLEWEDDPCSPRTWDHVGCEGNLVTSLELSNINLRTISPTFGDILDLKILDLHNTSLSGEIQNLGSLTHLENLNLSFNKLTSFGSDLKNLSNLKFLDLQNNSLQGIVPDGLGELEDLQLLNLENNRLEGTLPLSLNKGSLEIRTIGNPCLSFSTMTCNDVSSNNNNPAIETPQVTIVPEKKKKKEEMSSHNNNYHLPIIIIIVSALAAALLVLITLSLSLLLYMRNIHSQKHTASQLTYSTKAAMELRNWNSAKIFSYKEIKSATNNFKEVIGRGSFGSVYLGKLPDGKLVAVKVRFDKTQLGTESFINEVHLLSQIRHQNLVCLEGFCNESKRQILVYEYLPGGSLADHIYGKNKKIVSLSWIRRLKVAVDAAKGLDYLHNGSEPRIIHRDVKCSNILLDMEMNAKVCDFGLSKQISHPDATHVTTVVKGTAGYLDPEYYSTQQLTEKSDVYSFGVVLLELICGREPLSRTGTPDSFNLVLWAKPYLQAGGFEIVDENLRGSFDVESMKKAALVAIRCVERDASQRPNIGQVLADLKQAYDAQLAYLSTFDH; encoded by the exons ATGGGATTTCATCTCTTGTGGGTTGGCTTCTTCCTTTGCTGTGAGTTTTGGGTTCTTTCCTTGAGTGATCAAGATG GTTTCATAAGCTTATCTTGTGGAGCAACTACCACCTTCACTGACTCCTCCAACATTTTATGGATTCCGGACGTCGACTACATCAGCTCGGGTAACACTTCAATCATTGACAATGGCAAAGCTGGATCCTTTTCCAGTGACCATGTTCGGTTCTTCCCCATCCCTCGGGCTCGAAATTGTTACAAGCTACCACTTAAAAATGGCTCCTCATCAGTTCTCATTAGAGCTAAGTTTGTGTACAAAAACTATGACAAGGTTGAGAAGCCCCCTGCATTCTTTGTTTCTCTTGGGACAGCCATAACTACCATTGTGAACCTTACTTTTCATGACCCTTGGACTGAAGAGTTTGTTTGGCCAGTAGTTAACAAGGAAACTGTCTCCTTTTGTTTACACTCCATTCCTCATGGTGGTAGCCCTTTGATATCTTCCATTGAACTTCGGCCCCTACCGCAAGGAGCTTACGAAGATGATGGCTTGCTTCAGAGTCAGGCTCTAAGAAAGTTGTATCGAATCAATTGCGGTTACACCAATGGATCTCTCAG GTACCCGATCGATCCATACGATCGAATATGGGGCACAGACCGGAACTTCAAGCCATTTCATGTGTCATCGGGGTTCAAAGTTGAGGCCAACTTCGATGTGATAGAAGTGAAGGAAGCTCCACCAGCTGCAGTTGTTGAAACAGCAAGAGTTTtgacaagaagaaaagagctAAGCTACAACCTTCCActtgaaaaggaagaaggagaTTACTATGTGATTCTTTACTTTGGTGGGATTCTTGCTGTTCATCCTTCATTTGATGTGCTGATCAATGGGAGAGTTATTGAATCAAATTACACTTTTGAAAAGGGAGAGATTAGGGCTTTGTATATCATTCAACACCAAATCAAGAACTTGATTATCACTCTCAAGAGTGTTAAATTCTATCCTCAAATCAATGCTATTGAGGTCTATCAGATTGTTCATGTTCCTTTGGAAGCTTCATCAACCACAG TTTCAGCCCTTGAGGTGATTAATCAATCTATTGGTTTGAATTTGGAATGGGAAGATGATCCATGTTCTCCAAGAACTTGGGATCATGTTGGATGTGAAGGAAACCTTGTTACATCTCT AGAGCTTTCCAACATCAACTTGAGGACGATCAGCCCGACGTTTGGCGACATTCTCGATCTCAAAATACT GGATCTGCACAACACTTCCCTTTCGGgagaaatacaaaatttggGCAGTCTGACTCATCTTGAGAATTT GAACTTGAGTTTCAACAAGCTAACTTCATTTGGGTCTGATTTGAAGAATCTCAGCAACCTCAAATTTCT GGACCTGCAGAACAATAGTCTTCAGGGAATTGTTCCAGATGGCTTGGGAGAACTTGAAGATCTTCAATTATT GAATTTGGAGAACAATAGGCTGGAAGGCACCCTCCCATTGTCTTTGAACAAAGGAAGTCTTGAAATTAG AACAATAGGAAACCCTTGTTTGTCATTCTCCACAATGACATGCAATGATGTGtcatcaaataataataatccagCCATTGAAACACCACAAGTCACAATTGTTcctgagaagaagaagaagaaggaggagaTGAGCagtcataataataattatcatttgcctatcattattattattgtttctgCACTTGCTGCTGCTTTATTAGTTCTCATCACTCTCTCCCTTTCACTTTTACTCTACATGAGGAATATCCACTCTCAAAAACACACAGCATCTCAACTCACATACTCAACAA AAGCAGCAATGGAGCTAAGGAATTGGAACAGCGCAAAAATATTCTCCTACAAGGAGATAAAATCAGCTACAAACAACTTCAAGGAAGTGATTGGAAGAGGAAGCTTTGGATCTGTTTATCTTGGAAAGCTTCCCGACGGTAAACTTGTGGCTGTCAAAGTAAGGTTTGACAAAACCCAACTTGGGACTGAGTCCTTTATCAATGAG GTTCATCTCTTGTCTCAAATTCGTCATCAAAATCTAGTTTGTTTGGAAGGATTTTGTAACGAATCGAAACGACAAATACTTGTTTATGAGTATTTACCTGGTGGATCCTTGGCTGATCACATTTatg gcaagaacaaaaaaatcgTTTCACTTAGTTGGATTAGAAGACTTAAAGTTGCTGTTGATGCAGCAAAAG GGTTGGACTATTTACACAATGGAAGTGAGCCAAGAATAATCCATAGAGATGTGAAGTGTAGTAACATTCTTTTGGATATGGAAATGAATGCAAAAGTTTGTGATTTTGGGCTTTCCAAGCAAATTTCACATCCTGATGCCACTCATGTCACCACTGTTGTCAAAGGCACTGCTGGCTATTTGGATCCTGA GTACTATTCCACACAACAATTAACCGAAAAGAGTGATGTGTATAGTTTTGGAGTTGTATTGTTAGAGTTGATTTGTGGAAGAGAGCCCTTGAGTCGCACAGGAACTCCAGATTCATTCAACTTGGTGCTGTGG gCAAAACCGTACTTACAAGCAGGTGGATTTGAGATAGTAGATGAAAATTTGAGAGGAAGTTTTGACGTTGAAAGCATGAAAAAGGCAGCTCTTGTTGCTATAAGATGTGTGGAAAGAGATGCTTCTCAAAGGCCTAATATTGGACAGGTTTTGGCTGACCTAAAACAAGCTTATGATGCTCAACTTGCATATCTTTCTACTTTTGACCATTGa